From Corynebacterium sp. BD556, the proteins below share one genomic window:
- the rplI gene encoding 50S ribosomal protein L9, which produces MKLILTAAVDNLGEPGDVVEVKGGYGRNFLLPRGLAIPATRGAEKQIEDIKRAQAERQVRDLDHAKELRDQLDQLNGVQVKVRTSNSGKLFGSVKPADIAEAVRAAGGPNLDKRRIVVPKGHITKTGGFQVKVNLHDDVEGKVNFEVVGV; this is translated from the coding sequence ATGAAGCTGATCCTCACCGCTGCCGTTGATAACCTTGGCGAACCCGGCGATGTTGTCGAGGTCAAGGGCGGCTACGGACGTAACTTCCTGCTCCCGCGCGGCCTGGCTATCCCGGCCACCCGCGGCGCAGAGAAGCAGATCGAAGACATTAAGCGTGCCCAGGCTGAGCGCCAGGTCCGCGACCTGGATCACGCTAAGGAGCTGCGCGACCAACTCGACCAGCTCAATGGTGTTCAGGTTAAGGTTCGCACCTCCAACTCGGGCAAGCTGTTCGGTTCCGTCAAACCGGCCGACATTGCTGAGGCGGTTCGTGCCGCAGGCGGCCCGAACCTGGATAAGCGCCGCATTGTTGTGCCCAAGGGTCACATCACCAAGACTGGCGGTTTCCAGGTTAAGGTCAACCTCCACGACGACGTGGAGGGCAAGGTGAACTTCGAGGTTGTGGGCGTTTAA
- a CDS encoding single-stranded DNA-binding protein, with the protein MAQGDTPITVIGNLVADPELRFTPSGAAVANFRVASTPRVFNRDSGQWEDGEALFLTCNAWRQAAENVAESLSKGMRVIVNGRLKQRSFQTREGDNRTVFEIDVDEVGPSLKYATASVTRTPREGGQGGYGGGQQNRNSGAGNFGGQQQNSQGSNQQADPWNSAPPAGGFGGMDDEPPF; encoded by the coding sequence ATGGCACAAGGCGACACCCCGATCACCGTGATCGGCAACCTGGTTGCTGATCCCGAACTGCGTTTCACCCCCAGCGGTGCCGCAGTGGCGAATTTCCGCGTCGCCTCCACTCCCCGAGTTTTCAATCGTGACTCGGGACAGTGGGAGGACGGCGAAGCTTTGTTCTTGACCTGCAACGCGTGGCGCCAAGCAGCCGAAAACGTGGCGGAGTCCCTGAGCAAGGGCATGCGCGTGATTGTCAATGGTCGCTTGAAGCAGCGTTCCTTCCAAACCCGTGAGGGCGATAACCGTACCGTCTTCGAAATCGACGTCGACGAAGTCGGCCCGTCTTTGAAGTATGCGACCGCTTCCGTGACCCGCACGCCGCGTGAGGGCGGCCAGGGCGGCTACGGCGGCGGACAGCAAAACCGCAACTCTGGTGCCGGCAACTTCGGTGGCCAGCAGCAGAACTCGCAAGGAAGCAACCAACAAGCTGACCCGTGGAACTCCGCCCCGCCAGCGGGTGGATTCGGCGGGATGGATGACGAGCCCCCGTTCTAA
- the rpsF gene encoding 30S ribosomal protein S6, which yields MRSVRHYEVMIILDPQQDERTVAPSLDKFLETVRKDNGTVEKVDVWGKRRLAYPINKKEEGVYAVVNLECEADTVAELDRVLSLNDNILRTKVLRTDK from the coding sequence ATGAGGTCCGTGCGTCACTACGAAGTAATGATCATCCTCGATCCGCAGCAGGATGAGCGCACTGTCGCCCCGTCCCTGGATAAGTTCCTTGAGACAGTCCGCAAGGACAACGGCACAGTGGAAAAGGTTGATGTCTGGGGCAAGCGCCGTTTGGCCTACCCGATCAACAAGAAGGAAGAAGGCGTTTACGCTGTGGTCAACCTCGAGTGTGAGGCTGACACCGTGGCTGAGCTCGACCGCGTTTTGAGCCTGAACGACAACATCTTGCGCACCAAGGTTCTGCGCACCGACAAGTAA
- a CDS encoding glycosyltransferase family 87 protein — MTTTNRVSPALTEPSARGWIEFLGGPMGRFAQIGRARFWTPLRTIFAVAWTFLFFGALSKANCARGVLDDAGVLQLNWSGGRQYTSFCYNDIVPLYGGRGLDQPGFVYDFSWVEDGVTRYMEYPVLAGLFQSLLGFIARNTYFLAERVLPEVGWYFYLTALVMSVIWVVTARMVAELAGNRIWDTLLVVGSPLLIMHAFTNWDIPSIFFLVAALLAARNEKFWLAGAMIGLGAAFKMWPIFALGAYLTVALRKRKMVPFAKMAAAAALSWIVVNAPIYLHNPAAWGEFNRLNTERSWEWTTIYAVFSRATGWGGFDGEGTPVILNALTLFLFLSGCVFVLVLGLKAPNMPRVAQLLFLIVAFFLLFNKVWSPQYSIWLITPAVLALPHWRLLMAWMTVDMLVWPVLMWHMLGEDNKGVPGEFLNLVILGRDALIVFMMVLVVRQMLGKGRDKVAEAHGGRDPLIDAPLKL; from the coding sequence ATGACGACGACAAATCGTGTCTCCCCTGCTTTGACGGAGCCTTCGGCCCGGGGCTGGATTGAGTTTCTTGGCGGGCCGATGGGCCGCTTCGCCCAGATTGGGCGTGCCCGGTTTTGGACACCCTTGCGCACCATCTTCGCTGTGGCTTGGACTTTCTTGTTCTTCGGCGCCCTGTCGAAGGCGAACTGTGCCAGGGGAGTGCTTGACGACGCCGGTGTGCTCCAGCTCAACTGGTCAGGCGGGCGGCAGTACACCTCGTTTTGCTACAACGACATTGTCCCGCTCTACGGCGGGCGCGGCTTGGACCAGCCCGGATTCGTCTACGACTTTTCTTGGGTAGAAGACGGCGTGACTCGCTACATGGAGTACCCGGTTTTGGCTGGGCTGTTTCAGTCGCTGTTAGGTTTCATCGCCCGCAACACTTACTTTCTCGCGGAGCGTGTGCTTCCGGAAGTCGGTTGGTACTTCTACCTCACCGCCCTTGTGATGTCGGTGATCTGGGTGGTCACCGCCCGAATGGTCGCGGAGCTGGCCGGTAACCGTATCTGGGATACGTTGCTGGTCGTGGGCAGCCCGCTTTTGATCATGCATGCCTTTACCAACTGGGACATTCCTTCGATATTCTTCCTCGTTGCGGCGCTGCTCGCGGCCCGCAACGAAAAGTTCTGGCTGGCGGGAGCCATGATCGGTTTAGGTGCTGCCTTCAAGATGTGGCCGATCTTTGCGCTCGGTGCTTATCTCACTGTGGCGCTGCGCAAGCGGAAGATGGTGCCTTTTGCGAAGATGGCTGCTGCTGCGGCCTTGTCGTGGATTGTGGTCAACGCACCCATTTACCTGCACAATCCCGCCGCCTGGGGCGAGTTTAACCGCCTCAACACGGAGCGTTCCTGGGAGTGGACAACCATCTATGCGGTGTTTTCGCGCGCTACCGGCTGGGGCGGTTTCGACGGTGAGGGCACTCCCGTTATCTTGAATGCTCTTACGCTCTTTTTGTTCCTCTCCGGGTGCGTGTTTGTGTTGGTGCTTGGTTTGAAGGCGCCGAACATGCCGCGGGTGGCGCAGTTGTTGTTTCTCATCGTTGCGTTCTTCCTGCTGTTTAACAAGGTGTGGAGCCCCCAGTATTCGATTTGGTTGATTACTCCGGCGGTGCTTGCGTTGCCGCATTGGCGGCTGCTGATGGCATGGATGACAGTGGACATGTTGGTGTGGCCGGTGCTGATGTGGCACATGCTCGGTGAGGACAACAAGGGTGTGCCGGGCGAGTTCCTCAACCTTGTTATTCTCGGCCGCGATGCGCTCATCGTTTTCATGATGGTGCTGGTTGTGCGTCAGATGCTGGGCAAGGGCCGAGATAAAGTGGCCGAAGCTCACGGTGGACGCGACCCGCTTATCGACGCCCCCTTGAAGCTGTAA
- a CDS encoding transglycosylase domain-containing protein, translated as MTNKDDRPQKGTQSGESSTVEKQGRKPRSRAAQWILAFLLGIFLVALVPLAWFGIQYARADIPEPGEIETAQISKLYFNDGQAELARVVPPEGNRVQIPLEQVPLEVQDAVLAAEDREFWSNSGFSFTGFGRAAIGQLTGNSSAGGGSTITQQYVKNALVGNEHSYERKAKELVYSIKMTNSWSKEEILKAYLNTVYFGRNAYGIEAAAHAFFNKPASQLTPEEGGVLAASIQLPSQLDPWNNPQGARERWNYVMDGLVEMGKISPQERVNLVYPETRDPKGYSAYTEATGPNGLIKNQVMEELKRIGITEDDLTNRGLQITTTVDARAQGEVERISKQRLQALQEDARSAVVAVEPSTGAVRAYYGGDEASGWDYANAGLQTGSTFKIFALAAALQQGIPLTAVFDSSPVRLPGGITVTNWDGGGGGMMSMSEATRVSSNTAYMRIQHELNNTTQDTADMAHALGVARSIPGIPVTLRENGGQPYEGIVLGQYQSRVLDMAAATGTLINRGVYKPTHFVERVVDGAGNVLYENDPEYKERRVAEQVADNVIQAMQGVVPYSNAVLAGGRPSAAKTGTAQLGNTGNNKDAWMVGGTPQLSVAVWVGTADNTTAIFNEWGGNMFGANTPTSIWKDVLNSVLDGQEFQAFPQAAPVNWGVNAYKGGIGLGGSYSAPSYSTAPSTRPTESPEEGQAPGNELVPGLPAPAEPPVPVPPQPPALPQQPPPQIQDAIDAIGDLFGQ; from the coding sequence GTGACAAACAAGGACGACCGACCCCAGAAGGGCACACAAAGCGGCGAAAGCAGCACTGTGGAGAAACAGGGCCGCAAGCCCCGCAGCCGCGCGGCTCAATGGATCCTCGCATTCTTGCTTGGCATCTTCCTGGTGGCACTGGTTCCCTTAGCTTGGTTCGGCATCCAGTACGCACGTGCTGACATTCCCGAGCCGGGCGAGATTGAGACCGCCCAGATTTCCAAACTGTATTTCAACGACGGCCAAGCGGAGCTTGCCCGCGTGGTTCCCCCGGAGGGAAACCGTGTGCAGATCCCACTAGAACAAGTCCCTCTGGAGGTCCAGGACGCGGTCCTCGCCGCTGAAGACCGCGAATTCTGGTCCAACTCCGGCTTTTCCTTCACCGGTTTCGGACGCGCCGCGATCGGCCAGTTGACCGGCAACTCCTCCGCTGGAGGCGGTTCCACGATCACCCAGCAGTACGTTAAAAACGCCTTAGTGGGAAACGAACATTCCTACGAGCGCAAGGCCAAGGAGTTGGTTTACTCCATTAAGATGACCAACTCTTGGAGCAAAGAGGAGATCCTCAAGGCCTACCTAAACACGGTGTACTTCGGCCGTAACGCTTATGGCATTGAGGCAGCGGCACACGCCTTTTTTAATAAGCCGGCCAGCCAACTGACCCCAGAGGAAGGCGGTGTCCTCGCGGCCTCGATTCAACTGCCCAGCCAGCTTGACCCGTGGAACAACCCGCAAGGGGCGCGTGAGCGCTGGAATTACGTCATGGACGGTCTTGTCGAAATGGGCAAGATTTCGCCGCAGGAACGCGTGAACCTTGTCTACCCCGAAACCCGGGACCCGAAGGGCTACTCCGCATACACCGAGGCCACCGGCCCCAACGGGTTGATTAAGAACCAGGTAATGGAGGAGCTCAAGCGCATCGGAATTACCGAAGATGACCTGACCAATCGCGGTCTGCAGATCACCACCACGGTCGACGCGAGGGCACAGGGTGAAGTTGAGCGCATCTCTAAGCAGCGCCTGCAAGCATTGCAGGAAGACGCCCGCTCAGCTGTAGTCGCGGTTGAGCCGAGCACCGGTGCGGTGCGGGCCTACTACGGCGGTGATGAAGCTAGCGGTTGGGACTACGCCAATGCTGGTTTGCAGACCGGTTCGACCTTTAAGATCTTCGCCCTCGCGGCCGCGTTGCAGCAGGGCATCCCCTTGACCGCAGTTTTCGATTCTTCGCCGGTGCGACTGCCGGGAGGTATCACTGTGACCAACTGGGACGGGGGCGGCGGCGGCATGATGTCAATGTCTGAGGCGACCCGGGTGTCTTCCAACACTGCATACATGCGCATCCAACATGAGCTAAATAACACCACTCAGGACACCGCCGACATGGCGCACGCTCTGGGGGTGGCCCGCTCCATTCCGGGTATCCCGGTAACGCTGCGTGAAAATGGCGGCCAGCCTTACGAAGGTATCGTGCTGGGCCAGTACCAGTCCCGCGTCCTCGACATGGCCGCAGCTACCGGTACCTTGATCAACCGAGGTGTGTATAAGCCGACCCACTTCGTGGAAAGGGTCGTGGATGGAGCTGGCAACGTGCTGTACGAAAACGACCCGGAATACAAGGAGCGCCGCGTCGCAGAGCAGGTGGCCGACAATGTGATCCAGGCGATGCAGGGTGTTGTGCCTTATTCCAACGCCGTGCTGGCCGGTGGGCGTCCCTCAGCGGCCAAGACCGGTACCGCGCAGCTTGGCAATACCGGCAATAACAAGGACGCCTGGATGGTCGGCGGGACTCCGCAGCTATCCGTGGCCGTGTGGGTGGGCACCGCCGACAACACCACCGCCATCTTTAACGAGTGGGGCGGCAACATGTTCGGCGCGAACACGCCCACCAGCATTTGGAAGGACGTGCTTAACTCCGTGCTCGACGGGCAGGAGTTCCAAGCCTTCCCGCAAGCTGCCCCGGTGAATTGGGGCGTCAACGCCTACAAGGGCGGCATTGGCCTGGGTGGCAGCTACAGCGCGCCGTCGTATAGCACCGCGCCTTCCACCAGGCCCACCGAGAGCCCCGAGGAGGGGCAAGCTCCAGGAAATGAGCTGGTGCCAGGACTGCCAGCGCCGGCTGAGCCGCCCGTGCCAGTTCCACCGCAACCTCCGGCCCTGCCGCAGCAGCCGCCGCCGCAGATTCAGGACGCCATCGACGCGATCGGCGATCTCTTTGGGCAGTAA
- a CDS encoding DUF5318 family protein, giving the protein MLPPHKLAPMFAYSQEISHEWQRRVTLRDYRRGNISREEICDADFLLCAAAEHHGAESARPCPICGKTMRVVTWVYSEKLGRRSGTARHDEEIDALVTEVGPITVHFVEVCSHCRWNHLLKEVTASPVV; this is encoded by the coding sequence ATGCTACCACCGCATAAGCTGGCGCCAATGTTCGCTTACAGCCAAGAGATTTCCCACGAATGGCAGCGACGTGTCACGCTCAGGGATTATCGCCGGGGCAACATCTCGCGAGAGGAAATTTGCGACGCCGATTTCCTCCTCTGCGCCGCTGCCGAGCACCACGGGGCTGAATCGGCACGGCCCTGCCCGATCTGCGGGAAAACGATGCGTGTAGTGACGTGGGTCTACAGCGAGAAGCTGGGGCGGCGCTCCGGGACTGCGCGCCACGACGAGGAGATCGACGCGCTGGTCACGGAAGTGGGACCCATCACTGTCCATTTCGTTGAGGTGTGCAGCCATTGCAGGTGGAACCACCTATTAAAGGAAGTCACAGCCTCACCAGTAGTGTGA
- a CDS encoding MarR family winged helix-turn-helix transcriptional regulator → MTEEFKEGTTPDPLEIAKKIRPAMTSLYVTYFRTAEQSALTGPQLSILARLKEGGPSRISQIAETEGVRMPTASNTINQLEKRGLVRRTRDETDRRGVSVELTEKGDEELTRVGEERTKYLADMISTLSEEQLRTAVDLTEIIISLADTYGHSEKGEGI, encoded by the coding sequence ATGACCGAGGAATTCAAGGAGGGCACAACGCCCGATCCGCTCGAAATCGCGAAGAAGATCCGCCCCGCGATGACGAGTCTCTACGTGACGTACTTCCGCACCGCTGAGCAATCGGCCTTAACGGGTCCGCAACTGTCCATCTTGGCTCGACTGAAAGAGGGGGGCCCGTCGCGTATTAGCCAGATCGCTGAGACAGAAGGCGTGCGCATGCCGACGGCGTCCAATACCATTAACCAGCTAGAAAAGCGCGGGCTGGTCCGACGCACCCGGGATGAAACGGACCGTCGCGGCGTCAGCGTCGAGCTGACGGAGAAGGGCGACGAGGAACTCACCCGTGTGGGCGAGGAGCGCACGAAGTACCTCGCGGACATGATCAGTACGCTTAGCGAGGAGCAGCTTCGCACGGCCGTCGACCTCACCGAGATCATCATTTCTCTTGCTGATACTTACGGCCACAGCGAAAAAGGTGAAGGCATTTAG
- a CDS encoding universal stress protein, protein MSSDDHRLDAVAASRDGQPLRIVVGWDKNSSDGVALAAWLGRSMPVEVSVISTVPRSWTKSLSSKKYKKWLKAEASRYADKASAVLNEHLSPAQFGAPPFTLIDAFDEPAALMNAAQDRDADLIILGTSVKPKKARFMASPYSSELLHSSPISLGLAPKGLKLSKKGVTRVNYLFLYADRDRDSSGLRDAVRTATSISVPLRLVSMFPELPDAEEFDTFVHTVGAARDWYESSLALLDRARDEALRYAAELSPTAAENLEVETALAYGGGWDKAVDSLKWKRGDLMCLGSRPKAQGHQVFIGSRASELLRHAPAPVMIFPRLEA, encoded by the coding sequence ATGTCTTCTGATGATCACCGCCTCGACGCGGTCGCTGCCTCCCGCGACGGACAACCCTTGCGGATCGTGGTCGGCTGGGACAAAAACAGCTCCGACGGAGTTGCCCTGGCCGCCTGGCTCGGCAGGTCCATGCCCGTCGAGGTCAGTGTGATCTCCACTGTGCCGCGTTCCTGGACTAAATCGCTGTCCTCGAAGAAGTACAAAAAGTGGCTGAAAGCCGAAGCCAGCAGGTACGCGGACAAAGCTAGCGCAGTGCTCAACGAGCACCTCTCGCCTGCGCAGTTCGGCGCGCCGCCGTTTACGCTTATCGACGCCTTCGATGAGCCCGCCGCACTCATGAACGCAGCCCAGGACCGCGACGCCGACCTGATCATCCTCGGCACCTCCGTAAAGCCGAAGAAGGCACGGTTCATGGCATCGCCCTACTCCTCCGAACTGCTGCACTCCTCCCCCATCTCCCTCGGCCTCGCGCCGAAGGGTCTGAAACTGTCAAAGAAGGGCGTCACCCGCGTCAACTACCTCTTTCTCTACGCCGACCGGGACCGGGATTCCTCAGGTTTGCGTGATGCGGTGCGCACGGCGACGTCGATAAGCGTGCCTCTACGGCTCGTGTCAATGTTTCCTGAACTTCCCGACGCCGAAGAATTCGACACCTTCGTCCACACCGTCGGCGCCGCCCGCGACTGGTACGAATCCTCCCTGGCATTACTCGACCGCGCCCGCGATGAAGCTTTGCGCTACGCCGCCGAATTGAGCCCCACAGCCGCCGAAAACCTCGAAGTCGAAACCGCACTCGCCTACGGCGGTGGCTGGGACAAGGCGGTCGACTCCTTGAAATGGAAACGCGGCGACCTTATGTGCCTCGGCTCCCGACCAAAAGCCCAAGGCCATCAAGTCTTCATCGGCTCCCGCGCCAGCGAACTACTGCGCCACGCCCCAGCCCCCGTCATGATTTTTCCGCGACTTGAAGCCTAG
- a CDS encoding HNH endonuclease signature motif containing protein translates to MTTATIETNLSSATPSELISLIEKGFGSLTRQKATILHAIALFDALALAPQVGARTTASWLIRSLSVPSSSAHEYVHVARSLLAFSILGESFSAGRINYSKVRLLLSLLNSDNEEELVSLAEKMTYHELELALMKYRKKESAPARKSYIRMKTCDDGRIKLWGNFNASEGAKVMAAMKVGEVAWHDCDLNRLRAADGTIDEAALDGKLDGLEGASTSVSAFGLPLDEALLTSFMGLVNIALTKPKNPLRAPGAHVNVVMTTDGRAYLPHNPGAPSDAVKNLLSNAQFRINQVDDTGLVLNTGRKFRLATDAQINALMLMWRGKCAMPGCKHSRFMEMHHITDWADGGPTDLDNLLPLCSACHSLVSDRYIRILKDGGDVHFLFPDGSRYVSYAHGLAERNDAALTLQEFNEGTHRD, encoded by the coding sequence ATGACCACAGCAACCATTGAAACTAACCTCAGCTCCGCGACACCGAGCGAGCTCATCAGCTTGATTGAAAAGGGTTTCGGCTCGTTGACGCGGCAGAAAGCCACCATCCTCCACGCCATCGCGCTTTTCGACGCCCTCGCTCTCGCTCCGCAGGTAGGGGCACGGACGACCGCTAGTTGGCTCATCCGCAGTCTGTCAGTGCCTAGTTCTTCGGCTCACGAGTACGTCCACGTTGCCCGTTCGCTTCTGGCGTTTTCCATTCTGGGCGAGTCCTTTTCCGCCGGTCGGATCAATTATTCGAAAGTGCGGCTCCTTTTGTCCTTGTTGAACTCGGACAATGAGGAGGAGTTGGTCTCCTTGGCCGAGAAAATGACATACCACGAGCTCGAGTTAGCGTTGATGAAGTATCGAAAGAAGGAATCTGCGCCGGCACGCAAGTCCTACATACGCATGAAAACCTGCGATGACGGGCGAATCAAACTGTGGGGAAACTTCAACGCCTCCGAGGGTGCGAAGGTGATGGCTGCAATGAAAGTTGGTGAGGTCGCCTGGCATGACTGTGACCTGAACCGTCTCCGCGCGGCTGATGGCACAATCGATGAAGCTGCACTTGATGGCAAGCTTGACGGGTTGGAGGGGGCGTCGACAAGCGTCTCTGCCTTCGGGCTGCCTCTCGACGAAGCCCTCCTGACCTCGTTTATGGGGCTGGTCAATATAGCGTTGACCAAACCAAAGAACCCGCTCCGCGCACCTGGAGCGCACGTCAACGTCGTGATGACCACAGACGGGCGGGCCTACCTGCCGCACAACCCTGGCGCCCCCTCGGATGCGGTAAAAAACCTCCTCAGCAACGCCCAATTTCGCATCAACCAGGTCGATGACACTGGCCTGGTGCTCAACACGGGACGCAAATTCCGCTTAGCCACCGACGCTCAGATCAACGCCTTGATGCTCATGTGGCGCGGCAAATGCGCCATGCCCGGTTGCAAACATTCACGCTTCATGGAAATGCACCACATCACCGACTGGGCAGACGGCGGGCCGACGGACTTGGACAACCTCTTGCCGTTGTGCTCCGCGTGCCACAGCCTAGTCAGCGACCGCTACATCCGGATCTTGAAAGACGGCGGTGATGTGCACTTCCTGTTCCCCGACGGGAGCCGTTACGTCAGTTACGCCCACGGGTTGGCTGAACGCAACGATGCCGCACTGACCCTGCAGGAGTTCAACGAAGGGACGCACCGTGACTAG
- a CDS encoding rhodanese-related sulfurtransferase, which produces MTSKILLYYKFQPIADPEAVRLWQRDLCEGLGLHGRIIISEHGINGTVGGAIDACKAYARKTREYFRGIEFKWSEGGKEDFPKLSVKAREEIVSFGAAGEIKVDERGVIGGGTHLTPEQVNELVHTKPETVFFDGRNAREAEIGRFKNAVVPDVETTHDFIAELDSGKYDWMKDKPVISYCTGGIRCEVLSSLMKNRGFKEVYQIDGGIVRYGEKYGNDGLWEGSLYVFDKRMHTEFGAPDDPNYVQLGHCVHCGEGTNQFYNCANEPECRTQYLSCENCRQVQHLCGECAASA; this is translated from the coding sequence ATGACCAGCAAGATCCTCCTGTACTACAAATTCCAGCCTATCGCCGACCCGGAGGCTGTCCGCCTCTGGCAGCGCGACCTGTGCGAAGGACTTGGTTTGCACGGGAGGATCATCATTTCGGAGCACGGCATCAACGGCACCGTCGGCGGCGCCATCGACGCCTGCAAAGCCTACGCCCGCAAAACACGTGAGTACTTCCGTGGTATCGAATTTAAGTGGTCCGAAGGCGGCAAGGAAGACTTCCCCAAGCTGAGCGTTAAAGCGCGTGAGGAAATTGTTTCTTTCGGGGCGGCGGGCGAGATCAAAGTCGACGAGCGCGGCGTTATCGGCGGCGGCACCCACCTCACCCCTGAGCAGGTCAATGAGCTTGTCCACACCAAGCCCGAGACCGTTTTCTTCGATGGGCGCAACGCCCGCGAAGCCGAGATCGGCCGGTTCAAAAACGCCGTCGTTCCTGATGTGGAAACCACCCACGACTTCATCGCTGAGCTTGACAGCGGCAAGTATGACTGGATGAAAGACAAACCTGTCATCTCATACTGCACCGGCGGTATCCGCTGCGAAGTGCTGTCCAGCCTGATGAAGAATCGGGGCTTCAAGGAGGTCTACCAGATTGACGGCGGGATCGTGCGCTACGGGGAGAAATACGGCAACGATGGCCTTTGGGAGGGCTCCCTCTACGTTTTTGACAAACGCATGCATACCGAGTTTGGTGCGCCCGACGACCCGAACTACGTACAGCTCGGGCACTGCGTGCACTGCGGAGAGGGGACGAACCAGTTCTACAATTGCGCCAACGAACCCGAGTGCCGCACCCAATACTTGAGCTGCGAGAACTGCCGTCAGGTGCAGCATTTGTGTGGTGAATGTGCTGCTAGTGCCTAG
- a CDS encoding PIG-L deacetylase family protein, whose translation MQPIELTAQDRVLAVVAHPDDMEYGASAAVAKWVDDGVEVHYLLLTHGEHGIAGAKPEDTAHTRAQEQREACRQVGVSELNILDFPDGNLVYGLEMRKAIAREIRKVKPTVVLTQNFDVVAPWGLNQADHRATGLAAVDAARDAGNEFVFPDAGERHQAKLLLIANPSEPDRGVIIERKHVDQGIASLESHKLYLEALPDHPSGEDLVGGNARAGGEAMGTDYAIMFKGYDL comes from the coding sequence ATGCAACCCATCGAATTGACAGCCCAAGACCGCGTACTTGCAGTGGTGGCTCACCCGGACGACATGGAGTACGGCGCGTCCGCGGCCGTGGCCAAGTGGGTCGACGACGGAGTTGAAGTCCACTATCTGCTGCTGACCCACGGCGAGCACGGCATCGCCGGCGCAAAGCCCGAGGACACCGCGCATACCCGCGCGCAGGAGCAGCGTGAGGCGTGCCGCCAAGTGGGAGTAAGCGAGCTAAACATCCTTGATTTCCCCGACGGGAACCTGGTCTACGGCCTTGAAATGCGCAAGGCGATCGCCCGGGAGATCCGCAAAGTCAAGCCCACAGTTGTGCTGACCCAAAACTTTGACGTGGTGGCGCCGTGGGGCCTGAACCAGGCAGACCACCGCGCCACCGGCTTAGCGGCCGTCGACGCGGCGCGCGACGCCGGCAACGAGTTCGTCTTCCCCGACGCAGGCGAGCGCCACCAAGCCAAACTCCTGTTGATCGCGAACCCCAGCGAACCTGACCGAGGAGTCATCATCGAGCGCAAGCACGTCGACCAGGGCATCGCTTCCCTGGAATCGCACAAGCTCTACCTCGAGGCGCTACCTGACCACCCCAGTGGCGAAGACCTTGTCGGAGGCAACGCCCGCGCAGGCGGGGAGGCGATGGGCACCGACTACGCCATCATGTTCAAGGGATACGACCTGTAG
- a CDS encoding 3-hydroxyacyl-CoA dehydrogenase, which produces MAITNVTVLGAGVLGAQIALVTANRGFNVISWDINEEALQAATKRFDTFGTRMVADLEDTTEESMAQARGRLTQTTDLGEAVREADLIIEAVPEQIEIKKDVWQRVGKAAPAEAIFATNTSTLLPSNFADSTGSPERFLALHFANHIWVQNTAEIMPHAGTDMKYVDILSEFAEQIGMVPVKLKKEQPGYILNTILVPFLTAGQYLLANEVADPEDIDLDWRNSTGSPRGPFEVMDIVGLRTVLAVGKLKPNPEEWEKKFQGLLEEMIAEGRIGVEAGRGFFTYNEHGQRVS; this is translated from the coding sequence ATGGCTATCACAAATGTCACAGTTCTCGGCGCTGGTGTTCTCGGCGCCCAAATCGCTCTCGTCACCGCCAACCGCGGGTTCAACGTCATCTCCTGGGACATCAATGAAGAAGCCCTTCAAGCCGCGACCAAACGCTTCGACACCTTCGGCACGCGCATGGTTGCAGACTTGGAGGACACCACTGAAGAGTCCATGGCCCAGGCCCGTGGCCGTCTGACCCAAACCACTGACCTAGGAGAGGCAGTACGGGAAGCTGACCTCATCATCGAAGCCGTCCCAGAACAGATCGAGATTAAAAAGGACGTATGGCAGCGCGTCGGCAAAGCAGCCCCAGCCGAAGCCATCTTCGCCACCAACACCTCTACCCTGCTGCCCAGCAACTTCGCTGATTCCACAGGCTCGCCCGAACGCTTCCTCGCCCTGCACTTCGCCAACCACATTTGGGTACAAAACACCGCCGAGATCATGCCGCACGCCGGCACAGATATGAAGTATGTAGACATCCTCAGCGAGTTTGCGGAGCAGATCGGCATGGTGCCCGTGAAGCTGAAGAAGGAACAACCCGGCTACATCCTCAACACCATCCTCGTGCCCTTCCTCACTGCCGGCCAGTACTTGCTCGCCAACGAGGTCGCAGACCCAGAGGACATTGACCTTGACTGGCGCAACTCGACCGGCTCGCCGCGAGGCCCCTTCGAAGTTATGGACATCGTTGGGTTGCGCACCGTTTTGGCGGTGGGCAAGCTCAAGCCCAACCCGGAGGAGTGGGAGAAGAAGTTCCAAGGACTACTCGAAGAAATGATTGCCGAAGGGCGCATTGGCGTCGAAGCCGGCCGCGGTTTCTTCACCTACAACGAGCACGGCCAACGAGTCTCCTAG